CAGAGGAGAATGCCCAGAGGCTGACTGGGAAGCCAGGCCAGGTTCTGCCTCATCCAGAGTTATGCACTGTGCGCAAGGATCTCCACCAGAACTGTCCCCACTGCCAGGTAAGCCATCCCGAGGAGTTCACCTGAAggggggagggagtgggaggcCTTAGTTGAAGTCCTCACTGGGGAGACAAAAGCCCAGATAGACCTGGTCATGGCCCTTGAGAACCACATGTAGGTTAAGACATTAGAACGGCTTGGTAATTATTTCAGTTTCATGCTCTTTGTCCCAATTTCATTGTCCAGAAAATGGACTTGATGGATGATTGCCTTTTTCTTGGGGGCCTCGCTCTTTCCATTCTGTGGTTTTACAAGCTTATGTTAGGTGCCCTCCTGCATGCCCTCAGAGCACCctctatattttttcatcttgtaaTATCCTCTGAGCTCCTGCCCAGAGGCTGTTTGTGGAAGGAATGCAGTTGGAGGTGAGTACCCAAGGGGATGTCTGTGCCTCCATTCCTTACTCCACGGCCAGATCCTAGGGTTCTGACCTCCTCCCCACCTAATAGGTAATGTACTGCAGTGCGGAATGTCAGCTGGCAGCTGCGGAACAATACCACCGGGTCCTGTGCCCAGGTCCCTCCCAGGATGACCCCCTGCATCCTCTCAATAAGCTGCAGGAAGCATGGAGGTaggcttcttctttctttcctttatcccTCCCTTCTTACCTGCCTGCTTAGGTTCAATAGATGTTGACAGATTTCTTTAGTTACCATTCCCCAGAATCTTCCTCCACTTAGACAAAAGTCATAGCACCCAACTCCCTGCCTTGAGTCTTGCCTGCCAGTCCTGCCATTCTCAGCATTTACATGCTCCCCAAAAGAGCCCCATTAATCCCATAGGGATGCAAAGTCTGCCTAAGTCCTGCCAATGACTGTCTCTCTTTGGTAATTGATGGAATCAATAGGGAGATTCCTCTGTAGTGGTCAGATTGAGTTTTGCAGAACTCAGTTACTGGAGAATAagcttcttttcctctcctcttcttaaaattaattttgagacaggatcttgctgagttgcctaggctgtccttgaacttgttatcctgcCTCATtgtcccaagtagctggaattttagtatgtgccactgcacctgacttaaGGAGAAAATTTCTagtctgaactttttttttttttttttgactgaacccaggggtgcttaaccacagagctacatccccagccctatttatttatttatttatttaattgtctgGGAGGTATTAGGGATCAAACtaagggatgctcaaccactgagccacatccccagccctgttttatatttcatttagagacaaggtctcactgatttgcttagcatcttgcttttgctgaggttggatttgaactcactattctcttgcctcagcctcccaagccgctgggattatgggtgtgcatcACCTTGCCTggctatttatttaattttaaattttggctttggaactggggattgaaccaggggtttAACCATTGGGCCACATCTCTAGtcttagttttaaattttgagacagggtcacactaagttgcttagggcctccctcaattgctgaggctggcctcagaattgcagtcctcctgcttcagtcttctgagttgctgggattacaggtgtgcaccgccacGTCCAGCTCTagcctgaacatttttttctgtttccccaGGAGTATTCACTACCCCCCTGAGACTGCAAGCATCATGCTAATGGCCCGGATGGTGGCCACAGTAAAGCAGGTGAGCTCCCTGACCCTTCCAGGGAAACTAACTTGCCCCATTCAACTCTGGGCCTCATCCTTCCTATAACCTCAATATCCTAGCTTGATAGTTACTCCTGACCTCTTAAAGGAGAGCTGCTTGCTGTAGAAAGCTAGCTGTATGAGTATATTAAACATACATTGGGCATAGGGAGCTGGAGCTTGTTTTGCCTATTGTCTTCGACCTATGAGGAGATTGTGTGGTAACAATTCATGCATTGATTTATAAAGCATCACTTTTTTAGGATTGTATCTCTTACATAAAGTGAGAGAAGCCACTCTAACTCCCTTCCGTGGATACCATCATTCTTCAGCATCATTCTCCTATTTTCCAAGTATTTTGCACTGGCAGGCCTGGTTCCTGCTGGGGAGATAGCTGGGTGTGGGCAGGGTGggtatgaagtttcaagcacaGGCAGGGACCCTAGAAGCTCATGCATGGTCATCATTCTCTGATGGCAAGTGTTTAAAAACATTGACTGTCCATTTCACATAGGCAGTAAGGAGGTGGGTGTCTGTGAccattctatttatatttataaaatataaacatattggggctagggttgaagctcagtagtagagcacttgcctagcacacatgatgcactggcttcaatcctcagctccacataaaaaaataaaattgtaaaaatatattttaaaaaaaatatatatatatatatataaatgtattttatatttatataaaatatataatttccagGCAAGTTAAGCCCAGGCAGAATGAtttcccaccaccaccccatttctttctttagggtagGGGCCCCATCCTCCCCAACAGATCAAGGCCCTCAAGTATATTTATCCACTGCAGGCAAAGGACAAGGACCGTTGGATCAGGCTCTTCTCCCAGTTCTGTAACAAAACAGCCAACGAGGAAGAGGAAATTGTCCACAAACTCCTGGGGGACAAATTCAAGGTTAGTCTTCTTCCATGACTTGTCTTCACCCCTCACCCTTCCCAGATAGCCCAGGGAGGAACTGCAGCTACCTGTGGGGAACTCCAGATTTGGTCTTTCTCCAGGTACAGGAAGGGGTTAAAACTTGGGCCTGAAAATCTCATTCAGAGGACTTAAGTTCCTACTGCTCTTTATCTTTGTGACCTAATGTGGACCTAAAATTTGAGAAGTGGGCAACTAGGGTGGTGACAGAGGAAGGAGGGGTTGGATGTCCTGTCCTGAGAATGATCAATATGGGAAAGTGAAAATGAGACCCCTGTCAGAGGTTAGCAGGTGGCAAATCAGGTGTAATGGAGAATGTGGAGCTGGGGGTCCTCAAGGTCAGGGAGAACTGTGAAACTGCCAATGTGCTGAGTATCCATTCTCAATCAGAGCACAGATTCCTACTGAAGACAGCAGATTCCCACACAGAGTTGTGAGAGGGTAGAGGCAGCTATGTGGAAGGGATGTGCCTGGGGTGGGCCCTCCTATATTGAAttcagaggaaggaagaggaggaccaAGCTGGCCTGAAGGTCAGGGTGGGGGAGCAAAGGTAGATATTCTAAGCCAGGCTGCTTCTGCCTTGCTGGTGCAAGTACCAGAAAACAGTAAGTTTGAGTTCACCACCCTGGGTTGGAGCAGGCCAGCGGACTGCTCTTTGAAGATGAAAGCAgcccctttttccttccctcacCTGATCATCTAGGCCCTACTTGGGTGCTAAGGGGAAATCCCCAGAAATGCAAGTCTTTCCTTGCCTCCCCTAAACCAGGGCCAACTGGAATTTCTGCGGAAACTCTTCACAGAAGCCCTTTATGAGGAAGCACTTAGCCAGGTAAGTGTGGGGAGGATGGGACCAATGGCTTCCTGGTTGTTGCAGTTCTCCAAGAGCAACTGAATCAGCTTCTCCTAGAACAGCTGAGCCAAAGCCTACTTACTGGGTCTCCTGGAACCAGGATGGGACTGACTCTCagagtctttgtgtgtgtgtgtgtgtgtggtgctggggattgaacccagggccttgtgcatgtgaggcaagtactctaccaactgagctatatccccagccctcagaagtCTTATTGAACAGAGTTCTATCAGGAAGAAAAACAAGTGGCTATAACCTGAGTGCTCatctcctctctctcccacagTGGTTCACTCCAGATGGATTTCGGTCTCTCTTTGCTCTTGTTGGGACAAATGGCCAAGGAATTGGGACCAGGTTAGAAGAGATTGTCCTAGAGCTATTACATGATCTCTTGGGGCTCGGGTGGAAGACTGAGCGAGGAAAGTAGCCATAGCTTCTTTCAACATTGGGGTGGGGCAGGTTGTGACTCTGGCTAGAGCACTGAACTGGATgtggtggggggggaggggggagaaatgaagCAGTGGAGTCTGTCCTGGGGGCCTTGATATGTTGGGGAAGACGGGGCCCCTACCCTAGAGAAAGAAATGGGATGGGAGATCCTTCTGCCTGGGCTTAACTCTCCTGGAGGTGGAGAGCCCTGTGACCTGGGCCTTCTCTCCAACCACGGGCTGCCTGGCACCCTCAGCTCCCTGAGCCAGTGGGTCCATGCCTGTGATGCTCTGGAGCTGAAGCCTCAGGACCGCGAGCAGCTGGACGCCTTCATTGACCAGCTGTACAAGGACATCGAGGCAGGTTGGTGAGATGGGGCCATGACCTCACCCAACCTTGGAGACCCCTCAGTCAGATGATAGATATAGTCGTTTCCCAGGGACCTCTGAGCTAATGGCAAGGGGTGGTTGATGGGATGCTTCAGAACTGTCCACAGGACATGCAGGTGAGAAATGGCCCTGAGATCCATCCAGAGGCTCTGCTGGGAGGAGGGGGAGTGCCGGACAAATAGGGTGATGTTGCAGACAGAAGAGCAAGgcttgagcctcagagaagcaAGTTTAGGTAGGGCCTGGGTGCATTAGTGTGGTAGGTGGCAGGTCACTGGAGCTGGTGCCTGTCCTGTAAGCCTagttttcttctccctcctgTAAAATGGGTAGAACACTATCTGTATATTACTATCTTACAGCAACTGGCGAGTTCCTTAACTGTGAAGGATCTGGCCTCTTTGTGCTTCAGAGCTGCTGTGAGTCATGACATTGGAAGGGATGGGCcacccatttctttctttcttccttcttccttccttttattttttgtactagggatttaaatccaggggttctctaccactgagctatattcctggccctttttattttgagacagggtgtcactgagttgctgagggtcttgctaagttgatgaggctggcctcgaacttgcgatcctcctgcctcagcctcccaagtggctgggattacaggtgtgcgccactgtgccccacAAGCCCACCCATTTCTGCCAGGTGGTCTCACCACCACATTTTATCTTTCTCAATTGGTCCTTTTCTAGGCTGGTGGGGTTGAGTTTGGGAGTGGGGTTAAGGCTGAGCTTTGGGATTCCCTTGGGCCTTTTTACTCCATTATAttttttcagtcatttatttaaCTGTATGTTCTCTTTTCGTAAGGGAACTCGGTGCCTTGGGCGTACAAAtaaagccctctaccactgagctacatccccaacccattgcTCGAGTTAATAGAtgctaatatataaaaatttacagTGGACCAGGCCATGCCTAAGGCAGGCACAGAGCTCTACTTCATGCAAGGGGAAGTGTGGGCTTTGTACTTTTCTGCCCTGTGGGATAGGGGAGCGTTGGAAGAGTCCAGGAGGCCCGCAAGATCCTAGGCAGAGGGAGCTCAGGCTGGAAGGCAAGTCTCCTCAGATATGTCGGGGAGGGCCAGGACCAGCTCCCACACTGTCTTTTTCTGATCTtaggcctcagcttcctggttTCCTCACAGCACGCCCCTCCTCCTAGACCTCAGGGCCACTCTGTGCCTCCCAAACTGATTATTCAGAGGGCCCAAGTAAGCTGGGACCATATCCAATAGATGACAGAACTGAGTTAAGTGGTCTGGTGCAGGCATTCCTTCAGAGCCCTGTCCCTCCCCTAGTGAGACAGTGGGAACACAACtgagattgaagttggccagtCTTGAGAGACTGGAGCCCAGATTGATGGGGCAGTGCATTGTGCCTGTGCACCATGGTCTTCAGGGAAGAAGAGTGGATGTGGAGGCAGGAAACCTGGGGTCTAGAACCTGCTCAGATTGTCGGGGTTCAGAGAACAAGGAAATGCTCTGCAGAATTGAGagacttttttgttattgttgtcatTAATCTTCATTACACTCCTCTTGTGACCCAGGCAACCACAGCTGTGTCCCTAATGCAGAGACTTCCTTCCCAGAAAACAACTTCCTTTTGCATGTGACCGCCCTGGAGGATATTAAGCCAGGAGAGGTGAGGGAGGCCAGGGCCATAGGGGTCAGGGTGGGCAGTGGGTTTGGTAAGTTATCTTCAGGGATCTGGAACAGCAGTAACTAGAGCCCCTCAAAGTTCAGGCTGTTGGATGAATCCCATACGCCTCAAGGCCTTACTCTTTTCACATGTTCTAACCCTACAACACTTCTTCAAAAAATAACTCTAGAGCAGTGTTTGAGGGACAGCTATATTCCCAGGTTCCTGTCCCAGCCACCTTTTGATGGACAGATCTATAGCTCCTAAGAAAGCAGGAGGTAGCTCTTTGTGCCTTGAGCTGTGGTGGCTAGTGTGGGTTTGGGGTCTTGGCTGTGAGCTCAGTGCACAGATCCTGATTGGAATCATCTTCCAGGCCATGTAGCCTCACATCAAGATAACCTCCAATTTCAGCCATAGATGTTGGCCATTTACTGACTTTCACCATGGTCAGTGGCTAACTTCAGTTTCCTCTCAACCTCAAACATGGGTTGTTGAAATTTCAGAGCACCTGCCCACTGAAGGAATGATGGAATGGATTAGGGCAGCCCATCCCTTCACTGAAGGGCAGCTCAGTTCTGGCTCCCTGGGATGGGCAGTGGTTGGAGATAGGACAGTTGTTGGGGAGGCCCTTATCCTATTGAATGCAGAGCACAGACCCTCAGACCCCATCTCTCCTCTGCCCCACAGGAAATCTGTATCAGCTATCTAGACTGCTGTCAGCGGGAGCGTAGCCGCCACAGCCGCCACAAGATCCTCAGGTGCCAGCTGGAGACATGGTTGGGTAGCTGGGCTGTGGGTTCCTCTATCCCAGTAGCTGCCTGACTTTTTACCTTCATCATTCCCCCATCCCTGCAGGGAGAATTATCTGTTTGTCTGTTCCTGCCCCAAATGCCTGGCAGAGGCTGATGAACCCAACGTGAcctcagaggaggaggaagaagaggaggaggaaggagaaccAGAAGATGCAGAGCTAGGGGATGAGATGACTGATGTGTGATTTGTTCTGTCCAGAAGTGGCCCTGCCCCAGATCCTGCTGGGATAGGAGGTCCTTCCCCAAGACAAGAGGCTTGGAAGGaaccccccccgccccccgactCCCATTGCCTGCTTTCCCCCTTCCAGTGCTCGCTGCCTGAGGGTAGGACAGAGACTGGACCCCATGTCCCCCACTAGACCTCATGCCCTGAACACTGCTGCTGAGTTGGCTCAGGCCCCTTGCTGTCACTGAGCCTTCCAGAACCGGCCTCCCCCGAGGTCACTCCACTGTAGATGTGAGGGGCTGGAACCAGGGTCAGGCCCTAACAGTGTCTCTTCTCCTTGGCCCCTTGGTCTATACTCATCCACTCACCTGAGGCTTTTTCCCTCTCAATTGGCTATTATTTTGAGGGGGTAAAAAGTGGTAAATGAGCACAGATGATGTCACTGAAATGGAAAGAGGAGGTACCCCACTGTCCTTGCTCCACCTGCCACAGCTATAGTTGATAAGACAATGGTTTGCCCGCTAGCCCAATAGGGTAAGGCAAGGGTCTGGACCTCTAGAGCATTTTCCCTGAGGCCCACTCCCAGGGAACACTGGGAATCTGCCACCCCTgcccctcacacacacatacccttCCCACTGTTTGGATATCAGGGGAAGTGGAGATTAACTCCTTTCCAGACCCCAGAATCTCTGTACCTCGTGCCTTTCCTCTCATGCCCTGGCACAGTGCTGGCCCCATGGGGTATGGGGAAAGCCTCTGCCTTCCTTAGGAGGGGTGCATGGATGATCATCACCCTTTCCCGCTGAGGACTCTAGCAGTATGGCTGACAGGTCTATGTTCCTTAATTTAGAATGTTCTAGTCTTCCCTGGGGCCAGTTAAAATGGGTCAGTGAAGGGCTCTCCTGGCCTCAGTCTCCATCTTTAGGATCTCTACAGAAGAACATTGAAGTCTTCCAGAAATGTAGAGGAGCTAGGTT
The sequence above is a segment of the Marmota flaviventris isolate mMarFla1 chromosome 14, mMarFla1.hap1, whole genome shotgun sequence genome. Coding sequences within it:
- the Smyd5 gene encoding protein-lysine N-trimethyltransferase SMYD5 isoform X2, whose protein sequence is MAASMCDVFSFCVGVAGQARSAVEVRFVSSAKGKGLFATQLIRKGETIFVERPLVAAQFLWNALYRYRACDHCLRALEKAEENAQRLTGKPGQVLPHPELCTVRKDLHQNCPHCQVMYCSAECQLAAAEQYHRVLCPGPSQDDPLHPLNKLQEAWRSIHYPPETASIMLMARMVATVKQAKDKDRWIRLFSQFCNKTANEEEEIVHKLLGDKFKGQLEFLRKLFTEALYEEALSQWFTPDGFRSLFALVGTNGQGIGTSSLSQWVHACDALELKPQDREQLDAFIDQLYKDIEAGNHSCVPNAETSFPENNFLLHVTALEDIKPGEEICISYLDCCQRERSRHSRHKILRENYLFVCSCPKCLAEADEPNVTSEEEEEEEEEGEPEDAELGDEMTDV
- the Smyd5 gene encoding protein-lysine N-trimethyltransferase SMYD5 isoform X1, which gives rise to MAASMCDVFSFCVGVAGQARSAVEVRFVSSAKGKGLFATQLIRKGETIFVERPLVAAQFLWNALYRYRACDHCLRALEKAEENAQRLTGKPGQVLPHPELCTVRKDLHQNCPHCQVMYCSAECQLAAAEQYHRVLCPGPSQDDPLHPLNKLQEAWRSIHYPPETASIMLMARMVATVKQAKDKDRWIRLFSQFCNKTANEEEEIVHKLLGDKFKGQLEFLRKLFTEALYEEALSQWFTPDGFRSLFALVGTNGQGIGTSSLSQWVHACDALELKPQDREQLDAFIDQLYKDIEAATGEFLNCEGSGLFVLQSCCNHSCVPNAETSFPENNFLLHVTALEDIKPGEEICISYLDCCQRERSRHSRHKILRENYLFVCSCPKCLAEADEPNVTSEEEEEEEEEGEPEDAELGDEMTDV